The Camelus ferus isolate YT-003-E chromosome 4, BCGSAC_Cfer_1.0, whole genome shotgun sequence genome has a segment encoding these proteins:
- the LOC116663373 gene encoding LOW QUALITY PROTEIN: putative UDP-GlcNAc:betaGal beta-1,3-N-acetylglucosaminyltransferase LOC100288842 (The sequence of the model RefSeq protein was modified relative to this genomic sequence to represent the inferred CDS: deleted 1 base in 1 codon) translates to MQVTFCRLRTHQWCFILFNVILFHALLFGADFVEEYFLHALPYVDMKVLEVKDKARKLNTEPLRSNLSKYYILSQPEVCKGKNIFLLSLIFSSPGNGTRRDLIRESWGNVSSVQGHPILTLFALGMPVLVTTQQEIDKESQKNNDIIEGIFLDNAENQTLKIITMMQWAVTFCPNALFILKADEEMFVNLPSLVDYLLNLKEHLEDIYVGRVIHQDTPNRDPNSQELVPFSEYPEKYYPDYCSGEAFIMSQDVARMMYVVFKEVPIMVPADVFVGICAKSIGLKPIHSSRFSGKSHIRYNRCCYKFIFTSSETTDEMPLAWKEINNGKECTLFETYYGLISCKLLTYLDSFKRFHMGTIKNNAMYFGD, encoded by the exons ATGCAG GTGACATTCTGCAGACTTCGGACTCACCAATGGTGTTTCATTCTGTTTAATGTTATCCTTTTTCATGCCTTGCTTTTTGGGGCTGATTTTGTGGAAGAATATTTTCTGCATGCTTTGCCTTATGTGGATATGAAAGTTCTTGAAGTTAAAGATAAGGCAAGAAAATTGAACACAGAGCCCCTAAGAAGTAATCTTTCCAAATATTATATCCTGAGCCAGCCGGAGGTGTGTAAAGGGAAGAACATATTTTTGCTCTCTCTTATCTTCAGTAGCCCAGGAAATGGAACAAGGCGGGATCTCATTAGGGAA TCCTGGGGTAATGTAAGCAGTGTCCAAGGGCACCCCATTCTCACACTGTTTGCTCTGGGGATGCCTGTTTTGGTAACTACCCAGCAAGAGATAGACAAAGAGTCCCAAAAGAATAATGATATAATTGAAGGAATCTTCTTGGACAATGCTGAGAACCAAACTCTGAAGATTATCACAATGATGCAGTGGGCTGTGACTTTCTGCCCTAACGCCCTGTTCATCCTCAAGGCTGATGAAGAGATGTTTGTCAATCTACCAAGCTTGGTAGACTATCTTCTCAATCTGAAAGAACACCTTGAAGATATCTATGTAGGAAGAGTTATCCATCAGGATACACCCAACAGAGACCCTAATAGCCAAGAATTGGTCCCTTTTAGTGAGTACCCAGAAAAGTACTACCCAGATTACTGCAGTGGTGAGGCCTTTATCATGTCCCAAGATGTGGCTCGGATGATGTACGTAGTTTTTAAAGAAGTACCCATCATGGTGCCTGCTGATGTATTTGTAGGAATCTGTGCTAAGTCCATTGGCCTTAAACCCATCCACAGTTCAAGGTTTTCTGGGAAAAGTCACATCAGATACAACAGATGTTGCTATAAGTTCATTTTCACATCCTCAGAAACTACAGATGAAATGCCCTTGGCATGGAAGGAAATTAACAACGGGAAAGAATGTACACTCTTTGAAACCTACTACGGGCTCATTTCCTGCAAACTTCTGACATACCTTGACAGCTTTAAACGTTTTCACATGGgtaccataaaaaataatgccatgtaTTTTGGTGATtag
- the PSMD5 gene encoding 26S proteasome non-ATPase regulatory subunit 5 isoform X2, which yields MKREQTTLCVSILERLLQALEPVHVARNLRSDLQRGLTHPNDSVKILTLSQVGRIVENSDAVTEILNNTELLKQIVYCIGGENLSVAKAAIKSLSRISLTQAGLEALFESNLLDDLKNVMKTNDIVRYRVYELIVEISSVSPESLNYCTTSGLVTQLLKELTGEDVLVRATCIEMVTSLACTHHGRQYLAQEGVIDQISNIIVGADSDPFSSFYLPGFVKFFGNLAIMDSPQQVCERYPVFVEKVFEMMESQDPTMIGVAVDTIGILGSNVEGKQVLQKTGTRFERLLMRMGYQAKNASTELKIRCLDAISSLFYLPPEQQTDDLLRMAESWFSSLSRDPLELFRGISNQPFPELHCAALKVFTAIANQPWAQKLMFHSPGFVEYVMDRSVEHDKASKDAKYELVKALANSKTIAEIFGNPNYLRLRTYLSEGPYYVKPISTTAVEGAE from the exons atgaaaag GGAACAGACTACTTTGTGTGTATCCATCCTGGAGAGGTTGCTCCAAGCTTTGGAGCCAGTTCATGTGGCCCGGAACCTCAGGAGTGACCTGCAGAGGGGACTGACTCATCCCAATGATTCTGTAAAAATCCTCACTCTGTCCCAG gTTGGAAGAATTGTTGAAAATTCTGATGCTGTTACTGAGATTCTAAATAATACTGAATTACTAAAACAAATCGTTTATTGTATTGGTGGAGAGAATCTATCTGTAGCTAAAGCG gCCATTAAATCCCTGTCAAGAATATCACTGACCCAAGCTGGCCTGGAGGCTTTATTTGAAAGTAATCTGCTGGATGatttgaaaaatgtaatgaaaacaaatgacatTGTTCGATACAGGGTGTATGAG ctaatTGTGGAGATTTCTTCTGTGTCCCCAGAATCTTTAAACTACTGTACCACCAGTGGATTGGTAACCCAGCTCCTTAAGGAACTGACTGGTGAGGATGTGCTTGTCAG AGCCACCTGTATAGAGATGGTGACATCACTGGCATGTACTCATCATGGACGACAGTACCTTGCTCAGGAAGGAGTAATTGATCAGATTTCTAACATAATTGTGGGGGCCGATTCAGACCCTTTCTCTAGCTTCTATTTGCCAG GATTTGTGAAGTTTTTTGGAAACCTGGCTATCATGGATAGTCCTCAACAGGTCTGTGAACGTTATCCTGTTTTTGTGGAAAAAGTCTTTGAAATGATGGAAAGTCAGGACCCCACCATGATTGGTGTAGCAGTGGACACGATTGGAATTCTGGGATCCAATGTTGAAGGAAAACAGGTTTTACAGAAAACAG GAACTCGCTTTGAACGCTTGCTCATGAGAATGGGATATCAAGCAAAGAATGCCTCAACAGAGCTCAAAATTAGGTGTTTGGATgcaatttcatctcttttttatttaccG CCTGAGCAGCAGACTGATGACCTCCTTAGGATGGCAGAATCctggttttcttctttatctcGGGACCCGCTGGAGCTCTTCCGTGGCATCAGCAATCAACCGTTCCCTGAGCTACACTGTGCTGCCCTGAAAGTGTTCACG GCCATTGCAAACCAACCCTGGGCTCAGAAACTTATGTTTCACAGTCCAGGTTTCGTAGAATATGTGATGGACCGGTCCGTAGAGCATGACAAAGCTTCAAAGGATGCCAAATATGAACTGGTGAAAGCACTTGCCAATTCTAAGACAATTGCAGAAATCTTTGGGAACCCAAATTATTTGAGGCTCAGAACTTACCTGAGTGAAGGTCCATACTACGTGAAACCTATTTCCACGACAGCAGTGGAAGGAGCTGAATGA